AGGTGGGGATCAACTATGTCGCGCGCGAGCCCGGCAACATCGTGATCGACTTCCGCATCCAGCTTGGCGCGTCGGCAGAGGCCGTGCCGGCGGTTGGCGCAGCGGCAGCAGCCGGTAGTTGCGGCGGCGGCCACGGCTGCGGTTGCTCGGGTGGCTGAGGCGCACCCGTTGCCTCATCGATTCATCGGGGCGGTCCGGGCGGTGGCTAGAGCACCTTCTCGATCGCCCTGATCACATCGGGTGCGTCGGGCCTGATCCTGCTCGGGAAACTGGCGACCACCTTGCCGTCGCGGTCGATCACGTATTTGTGGAAGTTCCAGCGCGGCTCCTCGGCCTGGCGGGCAAGTTCGCGGAACAACGGGTGGGCGCCTGCGCCACGCACCGGAATCGTGGCGAACATGTCGAAACTGACGCCGAAGTTCACGAAGCAGACCTCGGCAGCCTTGGCCTCGCTGTCTGCCTCCTGGTCGAAATCGTCGGACGAGAAGCCGACGACCTTCAGCCCCCTGTCCTTGTAGCGCTGGTGGATCGCCTCGAGCTCCTTGAACTGGTTGGTGAAGCCACAGTGGCTTGCGGTATTGACCACCAGCACCGGTTGCCCGGCAAAGCGTTGGGCGAGGTCCACCGTCTCGCCCGAGTGCAGGCGGCGAAGCTGATGGTCGAACAATGCCTGCTGTGCAGAGGCGCCGGCCGTGGTCAGGAGCAGGCTAGCACCGAGCAGCGGGGACGAGACGAGGGTTCGAGTGCAGCGAACGGACATGATCGGGACTCCTTCAAGCGTGCTCCATTGACCACGCGGCGCACGCGAGGTTCGCCGCGCCGCGCGCTCGGGACTCACAACAGCGCGATGGCGTCCTTCTCGCCGCGCTCATACACCACGTTGGCACGACCGACCAGCAGCGGGTCGAGCGGACCGATGCGGTCGATGTCCTTGTTGGCGTAAGGCATCTTGTGCAGCACGTAGCGCAAGGCGTTGAGGCGCGCGCGCTTCTTGCAATCGGACTTCACCACCGTCCAGGGTGAATCCGCGGTGTCCGTGTAGAAGAACATCGCCTCCTTGGCCTTGGTGTAGTCGTCCCACTTGTCGAGCGAGGCAAGGTCGATCGGCGACAGCTTCCATTGCTTGAGCGGATGGGTCTCGCGTTCCTTGAAGCGGCGGCGCTGCTCCTCGCGGCTGACCGAAAACCAGAACTTGATCAGGTGGATGCCGCTGCGCACCAGGTTGCGCTCGAACTCGGGCACCTGGCGGATGAACTCGTTGTATTCGTCGGGCGAACAGAAGCCCATCACGCGCTCGACGCCGGCGCGGTTGTACCAGGAGCGGTCGAACAGCACGATTTCGCCGGCCGTGGGCAGGTGCTGGATGTAGCGCTGGAAGTACCACTGGCCGCGCTCGATTTCCGAGGGCTTCTCCAGCGCCACCACGTGCGCGCCCCGGGGGTTCAGGTGTTCCATGAAGCGCTTGATCGTGCCGCCCTTGCCGGCGGCATCGCGGCCCTCGAAGAGGATGACCACGCGCTGGCCGGT
This genomic window from Thauera humireducens contains:
- the ppk2 gene encoding polyphosphate kinase 2; this translates as MTTSERETTTHARKRDTSIHSDTPSGARTTNRRARAVQRGDTAPELTPEGIERFELEQATAAARNAKLVALTEILQHEAATPGAAVKALEAILAGASPDDIHALRRALMKAEANIEGDTANPDEELAPDWRSGGYPYRNLMSRKAYEKQKYRLQVELLKLQAWVKETGQRVVILFEGRDAAGKGGTIKRFMEHLNPRGAHVVALEKPSEIERGQWYFQRYIQHLPTAGEIVLFDRSWYNRAGVERVMGFCSPDEYNEFIRQVPEFERNLVRSGIHLIKFWFSVSREEQRRRFKERETHPLKQWKLSPIDLASLDKWDDYTKAKEAMFFYTDTADSPWTVVKSDCKKRARLNALRYVLHKMPYANKDIDRIGPLDPLLVGRANVVYERGEKDAIALL
- a CDS encoding glutathione peroxidase, giving the protein MSPERAARRTSRAPRGQWSTLEGVPIMSVRCTRTLVSSPLLGASLLLTTAGASAQQALFDHQLRRLHSGETVDLAQRFAGQPVLVVNTASHCGFTNQFKELEAIHQRYKDRGLKVVGFSSDDFDQEADSEAKAAEVCFVNFGVSFDMFATIPVRGAGAHPLFRELARQAEEPRWNFHKYVIDRDGKVVASFPSRIRPDAPDVIRAIEKVL